A single genomic interval of Anopheles merus strain MAF unplaced genomic scaffold, AmerM5.1 LNR4000487, whole genome shotgun sequence harbors:
- the LOC121602520 gene encoding keratin-associated protein 19-2-like: protein MKCVVLLGVLTVILSLNVVPTQSNPVPQIGFGVGLIGPYSGYGGLGYGGYGGYGGGYGHGYGGYGGYRGYGGYGGYGHGYGYYRRRRPFFAPPAILVG from the coding sequence ATGAAGTGCGTCGTGTTGTTGGGGGTTCTTACTGTAATCCTGAGCCTTAATGTTGTACCGACACAGTCAAACCCTGTGCCACAGATTGGATTTGGAGTTGGCTTAATAGGTCCGTACAGCGGATACGGTGGATTAGGATACGGAGGATACGGTGGTTACGGCGGAGGATATGGACATGGCTACGGTGGATATGGTGGATATCGTGGATACGGTGGCTACGGTGGTTACGGACATGGCTATGGATACTACCGACGAAGACGACCATTCTTCGCTCCGCCTGCTATATTGGTAGGATAA